A region from the Inhella inkyongensis genome encodes:
- a CDS encoding hemerythrin domain-containing protein — MNLLHAAPAVGFDQPFEMLSACHERVHRTLGLLQRLADHLASAGPDRQARDAASDVLRYFDLAAPAHHEDEERHVLPRLRALGHAELAERLHADHERMHAGWQALRLQLLALRDAGTRPDTQSWPAFIALYGEHIDLEEGQAFPLSTQATDAAERARMGAEMAARRGASTTA; from the coding sequence ATGAACCTGCTCCACGCCGCACCTGCCGTCGGCTTTGACCAACCTTTTGAGATGCTGAGCGCCTGCCACGAGCGCGTGCATCGCACTTTGGGCCTTTTGCAGCGCCTGGCCGATCACCTGGCCAGCGCCGGCCCCGACCGCCAGGCCCGCGACGCCGCCAGCGATGTGCTGCGCTACTTTGACTTGGCCGCCCCCGCCCACCATGAGGACGAGGAGCGCCATGTGCTGCCGCGACTGCGCGCCCTGGGCCACGCCGAGCTGGCCGAGCGCCTGCACGCCGACCACGAGCGCATGCACGCGGGCTGGCAAGCCCTGCGCCTGCAACTGCTGGCCCTGCGCGATGCAGGCACACGCCCCGACACCCAGTCCTGGCCCGCCTTTATCGCGCTCTATGGCGAGCACATCGACCTGGAGGAAGGCCAGGCCTTCCCGCTCAGCACCCAGGCCACTGACGCCGCCGAACGCGCCCGCATGGGCGCCGAGATGGCCGCTCGGCGCGGCGCATCCACCACGGCTTGA
- a CDS encoding SirB2 family protein: MLWYTEIREIHLTFAIASVLLFALRGLGRMAGAQWPMDDRLRALSVGVDVVLTIVGISLWGLLGLNPFVHTWLLAKFVLLTCYVVLGYAAFRQDRDIGALAFLGALLCVGLLVGVARSKDPFLGML; the protein is encoded by the coding sequence ATGCTTTGGTACACCGAAATCCGCGAGATCCATCTGACCTTCGCCATCGCCAGCGTGCTGCTTTTCGCCCTGCGCGGCCTGGGCCGGATGGCGGGCGCGCAATGGCCGATGGACGACCGGTTGCGCGCACTCAGTGTCGGCGTCGACGTGGTGTTGACCATCGTCGGCATCAGCCTGTGGGGCCTGCTGGGCCTGAACCCGTTTGTGCACACCTGGCTGCTGGCCAAGTTCGTGCTGCTGACCTGCTATGTGGTGCTGGGCTATGCCGCCTTCCGTCAGGACCGCGACATCGGTGCCCTGGCCTTTCTGGGCGCCTTGCTCTGCGTCGGCCTGCTGGTGGGCGTGGCGCGCAGCAAGGATCCTTTCCTTGGAATGCTATGA
- a CDS encoding thioredoxin family protein: MRPVLSALTLSLFLALGSSAHASLDMPPGIAWRAAAQDSDVEAAFAAAKDAKKPVLLYWGAKWCPPCNQLKATLFNRADFIEQSQAVVPVMIDGDLPGAQKLGARFKVRGYPTMILFSADGQELTRLPGEADAARVVKLLQMGMAGGRAIKTVLADAQAGKALKPSEWQLLSYYSWDTDEAMLVEAKQRGALLQRLASAKGVPADARTRLSLKALAAGAAPAKGDAALLAQVLKDPKQVRQHLDVLSNNADDLVRALHAKPSAERTALVQQLDAALSRSQADSQLARADRINCLIARVSLARIDLPATETAPKLDAALLNEVRGLANLMDREIKDGYERQAVMTSVGHVLGLSGLWAESDAMLKANLAKSHSPYYLMNQLGANARKTGRKEEALSWFEQAFNKSEGPATRLQWGSTYFENLVKLAPQDSARIEKLAAQLIAEAEKDKGAFYERSARSLQKVSEQLLAWSKASNGAAVVGRLQGQLGAVCGKLDRADAQRGTCEALLKPKA; encoded by the coding sequence ATGCGTCCCGTTCTCAGCGCCCTGACCCTGTCCCTCTTTCTGGCCCTGGGCTCCAGCGCCCATGCCAGCCTGGACATGCCGCCCGGCATCGCCTGGCGCGCCGCCGCGCAAGACAGTGATGTCGAGGCCGCCTTTGCCGCGGCCAAGGACGCCAAGAAGCCGGTGCTGCTGTACTGGGGCGCCAAGTGGTGTCCGCCCTGCAACCAGCTCAAGGCCACCCTGTTCAACCGCGCCGACTTCATCGAGCAGAGCCAGGCCGTGGTGCCGGTGATGATCGACGGCGACCTGCCCGGCGCACAGAAGCTCGGTGCCCGCTTCAAGGTGCGCGGCTACCCCACGATGATTCTGTTCAGCGCCGATGGCCAAGAGCTGACCCGCCTGCCCGGCGAGGCCGACGCGGCACGCGTGGTCAAGCTGCTGCAGATGGGCATGGCCGGCGGCCGTGCCATCAAGACCGTGTTGGCCGATGCCCAGGCCGGCAAGGCGCTCAAGCCCAGCGAATGGCAGCTGCTGAGCTATTACAGCTGGGATACCGACGAAGCCATGCTGGTTGAGGCCAAACAGCGCGGTGCGCTGCTGCAACGCCTGGCCAGCGCCAAGGGCGTGCCGGCCGATGCCCGCACCCGCCTGAGCCTCAAGGCACTGGCAGCCGGCGCCGCCCCGGCCAAGGGCGACGCCGCCCTGCTGGCCCAGGTGCTGAAGGATCCCAAACAAGTGCGCCAGCATCTGGACGTGCTGAGCAACAATGCCGACGACCTGGTGCGGGCTCTGCACGCCAAGCCCAGCGCCGAGCGCACGGCCCTGGTTCAGCAACTGGATGCAGCCCTGAGTCGCTCCCAGGCCGACAGCCAGCTGGCCCGCGCCGACCGCATCAACTGCCTGATCGCCCGGGTGAGTCTGGCCCGCATTGATCTGCCCGCCACCGAGACAGCACCCAAGCTGGATGCCGCCTTGTTGAACGAAGTGCGCGGTCTGGCCAATCTGATGGACCGCGAGATCAAGGACGGATACGAGCGTCAGGCCGTGATGACCTCGGTCGGCCATGTGCTGGGCCTCTCCGGCCTGTGGGCCGAGAGCGATGCCATGCTCAAGGCCAATCTGGCCAAGAGCCACTCGCCCTACTATTTGATGAACCAGCTGGGTGCCAATGCCCGCAAGACCGGCCGCAAGGAGGAAGCCCTGAGCTGGTTTGAGCAGGCCTTCAACAAGAGCGAGGGCCCGGCCACCCGCTTGCAATGGGGCTCGACCTATTTCGAGAACCTGGTGAAGCTGGCGCCGCAGGACAGCGCCCGCATCGAGAAGCTGGCCGCGCAACTGATTGCCGAGGCCGAGAAGGACAAGGGCGCGTTCTACGAGCGCAGCGCGCGCTCGCTGCAGAAGGTAAGCGAGCAGCTGCTGGCCTGGTCCAAGGCCAGCAACGGCGCGGCCGTGGTGGGGCGCTTGCAAGGCCAGCTGGGCGCCGTGTGCGGCAAGCTGGACCGCGCGGATGCCCAGCGCGGCACTTGCGAGGCCCTTCTCAAGCCCAAGGCCTGA
- a CDS encoding ArsR/SmtB family transcription factor, producing MDGLPDPALAEVASFFQALAEPNRLRLLNLLRGGEQRVGDLAELSGMTTTNVSRHLSLLQQRGLVLREGRGTSVYYRIADVGIYELCDLVCGSLARQSESQARARLALFRT from the coding sequence TTGGACGGCCTGCCCGACCCCGCCCTGGCCGAGGTGGCCAGCTTTTTCCAGGCCCTGGCCGAGCCCAACCGGCTGCGCCTGCTCAATCTGCTGCGTGGCGGCGAGCAGCGCGTCGGCGATCTGGCCGAGCTCTCGGGCATGACCACCACCAATGTCTCGCGCCACTTGAGCCTGTTGCAGCAGCGCGGCCTGGTGCTGCGCGAGGGACGCGGCACCAGCGTCTACTACCGCATTGCCGATGTCGGCATCTACGAGCTTTGCGATCTGGTCTGCGGCAGCCTGGCGCGTCAGAGCGAGTCACAGGCCAGGGCAAGGCTGGCGCTGTTCCGGACCTGA